In a single window of the bacterium genome:
- a CDS encoding ATP-binding protein produces MKKFKELKPSELRWQCEPKLLKFKTTKDLAVREGIIGQPRAIQAIKLGLNVKYPGYNIFITGPVGTGRSTAVTKLLDELKVRKGVLKDIIYVNNFKNPDMPRLIELAAGNGREFRDSIVSLVEQLKTNIPQVFSSEQYQKQRQKIINKYEEKHKSLLGEFERVVESQGFKMVQVQMGPFFRPAILPVINQKPTNLEDVDDLVKQGKMNADDYRLMKENIQKLEEQMTVLYTKAREYQDAANEEIAELNSSTVKPIVINMINEIRQKFNNDKVNEYLDEIIHAMLADLERFIRKEVKEDPFREFQVNLLVDNAETKTVPIIFETTPSFKNLFGTIERFSPAPGVMISDFLNIKAGSLLQANGGYLVINAFDSLVEAGVWQTLKRALRNNLVDIQVFDPFYIFSVSALKPEPISIDVKIVMIGNEELYYLLFYQDEDFKKIFKVKAEFDTVMEKNVSNVNEYASFIKSVCHMEGLLPFSKEAVADIIEYGVRIAGRKDKISTRFHIVADTIREADYWAKQAHKTDVGAGEVEQAIQGWRKRVNMYEDKIQEMIQKDILMIETKKKAVGQINGLSVYQLGDYAFGRPAKITAKTSIGRTGIINIEREANLAGRTFNKGVLIITGFLRSRYAQQQPLSVDATLGFEQSYSEIDGDSASCAEIYAILSALSGVPLAQEIAVTGSVNQNGIVQPIGGVNEKIEGFYEVCKAKGFTGKQGVCIPHSNVGDLMLKQEVVDAVKSRKFHVYAVKTIDEGIELLTGMKAGKKRKTSFEKNSVNYLVAKRLDEYAIRLKGFSKEKDTDTKEKDKNKKIVSKRRV; encoded by the coding sequence ATGAAAAAATTCAAGGAATTAAAGCCGTCAGAATTAAGATGGCAGTGCGAACCTAAATTACTTAAATTCAAGACGACCAAGGACCTTGCGGTCCGTGAAGGGATCATCGGGCAACCCCGTGCCATACAGGCAATAAAACTGGGGCTTAACGTCAAGTATCCTGGATATAACATTTTTATCACCGGACCCGTTGGCACTGGTCGTTCGACCGCCGTGACCAAGCTATTGGACGAACTCAAAGTAAGGAAGGGTGTTTTAAAAGATATTATTTACGTCAATAATTTCAAAAATCCCGACATGCCCAGGCTGATCGAACTGGCGGCCGGCAATGGCCGGGAGTTCCGGGATAGCATTGTCAGCCTGGTCGAACAACTGAAGACCAATATCCCCCAGGTTTTCAGCAGCGAGCAGTATCAGAAACAAAGACAGAAGATCATCAATAAATACGAGGAAAAACACAAATCCCTACTCGGCGAATTCGAGCGGGTCGTCGAATCGCAGGGGTTCAAGATGGTCCAGGTCCAGATGGGACCGTTTTTCCGGCCCGCCATCCTGCCCGTGATCAACCAAAAACCAACGAACCTCGAAGATGTAGATGACCTCGTAAAACAGGGCAAGATGAACGCGGATGACTACCGGCTGATGAAGGAGAACATCCAAAAACTTGAAGAACAAATGACCGTGCTATACACGAAGGCGCGGGAATACCAGGACGCAGCGAACGAAGAGATCGCGGAGCTCAACAGCAGCACGGTCAAGCCCATTGTCATCAACATGATCAACGAGATCAGACAAAAATTCAACAACGACAAGGTGAACGAATACCTCGATGAGATCATCCACGCGATGCTGGCAGACCTGGAGCGGTTCATTAGAAAAGAAGTGAAAGAAGATCCGTTCCGTGAATTCCAGGTCAATCTGCTCGTTGATAACGCCGAGACCAAGACCGTCCCCATCATCTTTGAAACAACGCCGTCTTTTAAGAACCTGTTCGGCACAATCGAGCGCTTTTCGCCCGCGCCCGGTGTCATGATCAGCGATTTTCTCAATATCAAAGCCGGCTCACTGCTGCAGGCTAACGGCGGGTACCTGGTCATCAACGCCTTCGACTCGCTGGTCGAAGCGGGCGTATGGCAGACGCTGAAACGCGCGCTGCGCAACAACCTGGTCGACATCCAGGTCTTTGATCCCTTTTACATATTCTCGGTGTCGGCGCTCAAACCCGAACCGATATCCATCGACGTCAAGATCGTGATGATCGGGAACGAAGAACTGTACTACCTGCTGTTCTACCAGGACGAAGATTTCAAGAAGATCTTCAAGGTTAAAGCGGAATTCGATACGGTCATGGAAAAGAACGTTTCCAATGTCAATGAGTACGCATCCTTCATCAAGTCTGTCTGTCACATGGAAGGCCTGCTCCCGTTCAGCAAGGAAGCGGTCGCCGACATCATTGAGTACGGCGTCCGGATCGCCGGCCGGAAAGACAAGATCTCCACGCGCTTCCATATCGTCGCCGACACGATCCGGGAAGCCGATTACTGGGCAAAACAGGCGCACAAGACCGACGTCGGTGCCGGGGAGGTTGAACAGGCGATCCAGGGCTGGCGCAAACGCGTGAACATGTACGAAGACAAGATCCAGGAAATGATCCAGAAAGACATCCTGATGATCGAGACGAAGAAAAAAGCCGTCGGCCAGATCAACGGCCTGTCGGTCTACCAGCTGGGCGACTACGCTTTTGGCCGGCCGGCCAAGATCACGGCAAAAACATCGATCGGCAGGACCGGTATCATAAACATCGAGCGCGAGGCGAACCTTGCCGGCCGCACGTTCAACAAGGGAGTCCTCATTATCACCGGTTTCCTCCGGAGCCGCTACGCGCAGCAGCAGCCGCTTTCGGTCGATGCGACGCTGGGTTTTGAACAATCCTACAGCGAGATCGACGGTGACTCGGCTTCATGCGCCGAAATTTACGCCATCCTCTCGGCCCTGTCCGGCGTGCCCCTTGCCCAGGAGATCGCGGTAACCGGTTCGGTGAACCAGAATGGCATAGTCCAGCCGATCGGCGGCGTCAACGAAAAGATCGAAGGATTCTACGAGGTGTGCAAGGCAAAAGGCTTTACCGGCAAACAGGGCGTCTGCATACCCCATTCCAATGTCGGCGACCTCATGCTCAAACAGGAGGTCGTGGATGCGGTCAAGTCGCGGAAATTCCACGTTTATGCGGTAAAGACCATTGACGAGGGGATCGAATTGCTGACGGGTATGAAAGCCGGTAAAAAAAGAAAGACCAGCTTTGAGAAGAACAGCGTGAACTACCTGGTCGCCAAACGGTTGGATGAATACGCTATCCGGCTCAAGGGATTCTCAAAAGAAAAAGATACGGATACAAAAGAAAAAGATAAAAATAAAAAAATAGTAAGTAAACGCCGGGTTTAA
- the leuS gene encoding leucine--tRNA ligase, with protein MVYDHFEIEKKWQQYWEANGFFRTAEIPSKKFYDLVMFAYPSGDIHMGHCKNYVIGDVISRFKRRQGFDVLHPFGWDAFGLPAENRAIEIGVPPKKWSLDNIKVSDESLKMLGISFDWQREVITCMPDYYRWTQWMFLLLHRRGLAYKKEAFVNWCPGCQTVLANEQVDNGYCYRSNCRSPIEKRRLNQWFFKITQYAERLLQGLDTLPGWPEKVKAMQRNWIGRSEGTNIVFGVKNRDVKLEVFTTRPDTIFGVTFISIAPESPLIESVVKGCPNEKQVREYIKDATKRTVIERVEREKDGVNTGVMAVNPLSGDNIPIFVADYVLAEYGSGVVMGVPAHDTRDFQFAKKYDLDIKIVINPPGQVLDAGQMTDAYVDHGTMVNSGPYNGMASEAGIKAVTDAIAKKGGGGTAVNYHIKDWLISRQRYWGAPIPIIYCPVCGILPVPEKDLPVLLPEIILDFVPRGKSPLAGVSEFINTSCPTCGGPAQRDPDTMDTFVCSSWYFLRYLDPHNDQEFCSQDRARQWLPIDQYTGGIEHATGHLIYFRLFTKILFDAGYIAVDEPAQNLFTQGMVLRNGEVMSKSKGNTIPVGPFVQQHGADVARLTILFAAPPERDVEWSDEGVVGAERFLDRVYRIVTENLKFITALKPEAAALDAPGKKLYIKVNQTVAKVTADVEQFKFNTAIAALWELLNELYTVSEKDRGPVFGYGLQVFIRLLSPFAPHLAEELWSLTGSNDCLMNDPWPSFDERFTKGDTATIVIQINGKVRGHLEVDPGLSEEDIKERVLADEKVRRHIGDKPVKKIIYVPLKILNIVV; from the coding sequence ATGGTCTACGATCATTTTGAAATTGAGAAAAAGTGGCAGCAGTACTGGGAAGCGAACGGGTTTTTCCGCACGGCCGAAATCCCAAGTAAAAAATTCTACGACCTTGTGATGTTCGCATATCCATCCGGCGACATCCATATGGGTCACTGCAAGAACTACGTGATCGGCGATGTTATCAGCAGGTTCAAGCGGCGGCAGGGATTCGATGTCTTGCATCCTTTCGGGTGGGACGCGTTCGGCCTGCCGGCGGAGAACCGCGCCATCGAGATCGGCGTACCGCCGAAAAAATGGTCGCTTGATAATATCAAGGTTTCGGACGAATCGTTGAAAATGCTGGGTATCAGTTTTGACTGGCAGCGCGAAGTGATTACCTGCATGCCGGATTACTACCGTTGGACCCAGTGGATGTTCCTGTTGCTGCACCGGCGGGGCCTGGCTTATAAAAAAGAGGCCTTTGTGAACTGGTGCCCCGGCTGCCAGACCGTGCTGGCGAACGAACAGGTGGATAACGGATACTGTTATCGATCGAACTGCCGTTCACCGATCGAAAAACGCCGCTTGAACCAGTGGTTCTTTAAGATCACCCAGTATGCCGAGCGGTTGCTGCAGGGTCTCGATACGTTGCCCGGATGGCCCGAAAAAGTAAAAGCCATGCAGCGGAACTGGATCGGCCGGAGCGAGGGGACGAATATCGTCTTTGGGGTGAAGAACAGGGATGTCAAGCTGGAGGTATTCACCACGAGGCCGGACACGATCTTCGGTGTGACCTTCATCAGCATCGCTCCGGAGAGCCCGCTGATCGAGTCCGTGGTCAAAGGATGCCCCAACGAAAAGCAGGTCCGCGAATACATCAAGGACGCCACCAAGCGGACCGTGATCGAAAGGGTGGAGCGCGAGAAGGACGGCGTTAATACGGGTGTCATGGCGGTCAACCCTTTGAGCGGCGATAATATCCCGATATTCGTGGCCGACTATGTGCTTGCCGAGTACGGCAGCGGCGTGGTCATGGGCGTACCGGCCCATGACACGAGGGATTTCCAGTTCGCTAAGAAATATGATCTGGACATCAAAATCGTTATCAATCCGCCGGGCCAGGTGCTTGATGCCGGTCAGATGACGGATGCCTACGTGGATCACGGCACGATGGTGAATTCCGGTCCTTACAACGGCATGGCATCAGAGGCCGGGATCAAGGCGGTGACCGATGCTATCGCTAAAAAGGGCGGTGGCGGGACTGCGGTCAATTACCACATCAAGGACTGGTTGATCTCGCGGCAGCGCTATTGGGGAGCTCCGATCCCGATCATTTACTGTCCTGTATGCGGTATCTTGCCGGTCCCGGAGAAAGACCTGCCGGTCCTTTTGCCGGAAATCATCCTGGATTTTGTGCCCCGCGGCAAATCGCCCCTGGCCGGCGTGAGTGAATTTATAAACACCTCGTGCCCGACCTGCGGCGGTCCGGCACAGCGTGATCCCGACACCATGGATACGTTTGTCTGTTCGTCCTGGTATTTCCTGCGGTATCTGGATCCGCATAATGACCAGGAATTTTGCAGCCAGGACCGGGCGCGGCAATGGCTGCCGATCGACCAGTACACGGGCGGCATCGAGCACGCGACCGGGCATCTGATCTATTTCCGGTTGTTTACCAAGATTCTGTTCGACGCCGGCTATATCGCGGTCGATGAACCTGCCCAGAACCTCTTTACCCAGGGCATGGTGCTCCGGAACGGCGAGGTCATGTCAAAATCCAAAGGCAACACCATTCCGGTCGGCCCCTTTGTCCAGCAGCACGGCGCGGATGTCGCCCGGCTTACCATCTTGTTCGCGGCACCACCCGAGCGTGACGTGGAATGGAGCGATGAGGGCGTCGTTGGCGCGGAGCGTTTCCTGGACCGCGTCTACCGGATCGTCACCGAGAACCTGAAGTTTATCACCGCGCTAAAACCTGAGGCGGCCGCGCTCGATGCGCCGGGGAAGAAATTGTATATCAAGGTCAACCAGACCGTCGCCAAGGTCACGGCCGATGTGGAGCAGTTCAAGTTCAATACTGCGATCGCGGCCTTATGGGAGCTCCTGAACGAACTGTATACGGTTTCAGAAAAAGACCGGGGACCGGTTTTCGGTTATGGCTTGCAGGTGTTTATCCGCCTGTTGTCGCCATTCGCGCCGCACCTGGCCGAGGAGTTGTGGTCTCTTACCGGCAGCAATGATTGCCTGATGAATGACCCCTGGCCCTCGTTCGATGAGCGGTTCACCAAGGGGGACACGGCTACGATCGTGATCCAGATAAACGGGAAAGTGCGGGGTCACCTGGAAGTGGATCCGGGTCTGTCTGAGGAAGACATTAAGGAACGCGTACTGGCCGACGAAAAAGTACGGCGTCACATCGGCGACAAGCCGGTGAAAAAGATCATTTACGTGCCGCTGAAGATCCTGAATATCGTCGTTTAA
- a CDS encoding zinc finger Ran-binding domain-containing protein, translated as MKTLEQIDAERNDLIAKLAKIDEKRSTVSFEVYEKVKREYERKLKEIEKKLTSNVELVKAESGRLMNEKGDLQQQRKDIELLIEEADLRYSIGEYNDGDYNKVTGDNKSRLQELDKELAMIADRLKWVDSIGTGAAMEEVVKPAEPPELEMPKAPVEVKTEEPAEVQIEEPIIEMKEIIEELKAVDKEPVKKNVDNSGLEIDEHILETAIPEQVKKLDELLVEGEPEPVKEAAKPEPPKANESAKLKKGEKGVPCPKCGYVNTPDSWYCEKCGAEILESPLQ; from the coding sequence ATGAAGACTTTAGAACAGATTGATGCGGAGCGGAACGATCTGATTGCCAAACTGGCAAAGATCGACGAGAAGAGATCAACTGTCAGTTTCGAGGTGTACGAGAAGGTGAAGCGGGAATACGAAAGAAAACTAAAAGAGATCGAGAAGAAGCTTACTTCCAATGTCGAGCTGGTCAAGGCAGAATCAGGCCGGCTGATGAATGAAAAGGGAGATCTGCAGCAGCAGCGTAAGGACATTGAATTGCTGATCGAAGAGGCCGACCTGCGTTATTCCATCGGCGAATATAATGACGGTGATTACAATAAGGTTACCGGCGATAACAAGAGCCGGTTGCAGGAGCTCGATAAAGAGCTGGCGATGATCGCCGACCGTTTGAAATGGGTTGATAGTATCGGCACTGGTGCAGCCATGGAAGAGGTGGTGAAACCGGCCGAGCCGCCAGAATTGGAAATGCCAAAAGCGCCGGTCGAGGTAAAAACCGAGGAACCGGCCGAGGTGCAGATCGAGGAGCCGATCATTGAAATGAAGGAGATCATCGAGGAGCTGAAAGCCGTTGATAAAGAGCCCGTCAAAAAGAACGTTGATAATTCCGGGCTGGAGATCGACGAGCATATTCTTGAAACGGCGATCCCGGAGCAGGTAAAGAAGCTGGATGAACTGCTGGTCGAAGGCGAGCCGGAACCGGTGAAAGAAGCGGCAAAACCAGAACCCCCCAAGGCCAATGAATCCGCCAAGCTGAAAAAGGGCGAGAAGGGCGTTCCTTGTCCAAAGTGCGGGTATGTGAATACCCCGGATTCCTGGTATTGTGAAAAATGCGGGGCAGAGATACTCGAGTCACCGCTGCAGTAA
- the amrS gene encoding AmmeMemoRadiSam system radical SAM enzyme has product MLLFERLVSRRGFLKTCIAACATGALGHELLKVCQAQALDVQRGYYELKEAQHYAKLGKRKVKCQLCPRECVVGDGKRGFCRVRENRSGSYYTLAYANPCAVHIDPMEKKPLFHFLPGSAVLSLATAGCNFTCKNCQNWNISQARTDDTDNLKLAPEDIVKLALEYRTPAIAYTYTEPTVFFEYMLATAKSAREQGILNVYHSNGYIKKEPLDELCKYLDGANVDLKGFSDDFYRDITGGTLPPVLDTLKQLKENGVWLEITNLVIPAKNDSDEMLTGLCEWVVSELGADTPLHFSRFYPQYKLDNISPTPLETMSHTCDIARAAGLHYVYIGNVPGVPEVNTYCPKCRKLIIERAGYQVLSDHIRQGKCIYCKNDIAGRWQ; this is encoded by the coding sequence ATGTTACTTTTTGAACGGCTGGTCAGCCGCCGCGGGTTTCTGAAAACATGCATCGCCGCGTGTGCTACGGGTGCGCTGGGTCATGAGCTGCTCAAGGTCTGCCAGGCGCAGGCGCTTGACGTGCAGCGGGGCTACTACGAGCTGAAAGAAGCGCAACATTATGCGAAATTGGGGAAACGAAAGGTCAAGTGCCAGCTGTGCCCAAGGGAATGCGTCGTCGGAGACGGCAAGCGCGGTTTCTGCCGCGTGCGGGAAAACCGGTCCGGTTCGTATTACACCCTGGCTTATGCCAATCCCTGCGCCGTGCATATCGATCCCATGGAGAAAAAACCTTTGTTCCATTTTCTGCCCGGTTCGGCGGTCCTGTCGCTGGCGACGGCAGGGTGCAATTTTACCTGCAAGAACTGCCAGAACTGGAACATATCGCAGGCCCGGACCGATGACACCGATAATCTGAAGCTCGCGCCGGAAGATATTGTGAAGCTCGCGCTGGAGTACCGTACCCCGGCCATCGCTTATACCTATACCGAACCCACGGTGTTCTTTGAATACATGCTGGCGACCGCAAAGAGCGCGCGCGAGCAAGGGATCCTGAACGTCTACCACTCCAACGGATACATAAAAAAAGAGCCGCTCGATGAACTTTGCAAGTATCTCGACGGTGCTAACGTCGACCTGAAGGGTTTCAGCGACGATTTCTATCGCGATATCACCGGCGGCACATTGCCGCCCGTACTGGATACGCTCAAACAGCTGAAAGAAAACGGCGTCTGGTTGGAGATCACAAACCTGGTCATTCCGGCGAAGAACGACTCAGACGAGATGCTTACCGGTCTGTGCGAATGGGTCGTCAGCGAACTCGGGGCCGATACACCGCTGCACTTTTCGCGGTTCTATCCCCAGTATAAGCTTGATAATATTTCACCAACGCCGCTGGAAACTATGAGCCACACCTGTGACATCGCCCGGGCCGCGGGACTGCACTATGTTTACATAGGCAATGTTCCGGGTGTGCCCGAGGTGAATACATACTGCCCAAAATGCCGGAAGCTCATCATTGAAAGAGCGGGTTATCAGGTGCTGAGCGACCATATCAGGCAGGGAAAGTGCATATACTGTAAAAATGACATCGCCGGCCGCTGGCAATAG
- a CDS encoding DMT family transporter, giving the protein MLFTIPSSIQYALLALILIGIGDAINKKARLDGIPISSYLLVQTPCFGLTILVITLARGGIRIAPSEIMLAIIGTALSFAAFTLMLHSLSRGQASINYAIFRLSFVFSSIAAIVLLNEACHATKVIGVACAFAAIVLFSLKSGAQSPVITAVAAMFLNSGYQVVLKIATRTMILLPAFLLAMSLMFFVAVIAYYLWSGHPPVPKRTFLYAPANGLIMSLGTLSTLFSLSRGDLSTVTPLTQLSFIVTAAVSVLFLKERLTLLNWIGIAIAVIAIAILGLA; this is encoded by the coding sequence ATGCTGTTCACAATTCCTTCATCGATCCAGTATGCCCTTCTGGCGTTGATACTTATTGGTATCGGCGATGCCATCAATAAAAAAGCAAGGCTCGATGGCATCCCGATCAGCTCTTATCTACTGGTCCAGACGCCCTGTTTCGGCCTGACGATCCTCGTCATCACGCTCGCCCGGGGCGGGATCAGGATCGCTCCATCCGAGATCATGCTCGCTATCATCGGCACCGCTTTATCATTTGCCGCTTTCACGCTGATGCTGCACAGCCTGAGCCGGGGCCAGGCCAGTATAAACTACGCCATTTTCAGACTGAGTTTCGTTTTCTCGTCCATCGCCGCAATCGTCCTCCTCAACGAAGCATGCCACGCGACCAAGGTGATCGGTGTCGCATGCGCCTTCGCAGCCATCGTGCTCTTCTCCCTGAAATCCGGCGCGCAGTCACCCGTCATCACTGCGGTCGCCGCGATGTTCCTGAACTCCGGTTATCAGGTCGTTCTCAAGATCGCGACCCGGACAATGATACTCCTGCCCGCGTTCCTGCTGGCAATGTCTTTGATGTTCTTCGTGGCGGTCATCGCCTATTACCTGTGGTCAGGGCATCCGCCGGTGCCAAAAAGAACGTTCCTTTATGCTCCGGCTAATGGCCTGATCATGTCCCTGGGCACCCTGAGCACACTTTTCAGCCTTTCCCGGGGCGACCTGAGCACGGTCACGCCCCTGACACAGCTCAGTTTTATTGTCACTGCCGCGGTATCGGTCCTGTTCCTGAAAGAACGGCTGACCTTACTGAACTGGATCGGCATCGCCATCGCGGTAATCGCCATTGCTATCCTGGGTCTTGCCTGA
- a CDS encoding sigma 54-interacting transcriptional regulator → MDAIIHKIGREQLEMLFQMVSSLSSTLEFPRIMEIIMDSARALLGAEASSLLLLDETTNELYFASATGAVSERLKNLTVPLDKGIAGACVRDGRLKVVNDTAAAPEFYPQIDMKTGFVTRSIIAAPLVLTGKTIGVIEVLNKKDGTPWADEDKELLIIIAFQAAHVIQNAQLHMEVSEYKDLLRNELDARYAIVANDELFMEVLQLSEKVAASATTVLLLGEHGTGKELIARYIHRISPRKDQPFIAVSCAALPTTLLESELFGYEKGAFTGASAQHRGRFELANHGTIFLDEIGDLPIETQVKLLRVLQEREFERLGGVKTVKVDVRVIAATNQDLEEKIKQKLFREDLFYRLNVFPVHIPPLRDRRNDIPALAMHFLSVFAKQMNKPVKKLSDDAQAALVNYPWPGNVRELQNVIERAVVLANSEIIGIDSLILPLRPVLAIPQSGNSLRRAVEEFKMDYILAVLKQCGGNQRKASEILKIQPTYLSRLLHRNKKNT, encoded by the coding sequence ATGGACGCCATCATTCACAAGATCGGACGTGAACAGCTGGAAATGCTTTTCCAGATGGTCAGTTCCTTATCGTCAACTCTTGAATTCCCGAGGATCATGGAGATCATAATGGACAGCGCGCGCGCGCTGTTGGGTGCCGAAGCGAGCTCGCTGTTACTGCTTGATGAAACGACCAATGAACTCTATTTTGCCAGCGCCACGGGCGCGGTCTCCGAGCGTTTAAAGAACCTGACCGTGCCATTGGATAAAGGCATCGCCGGCGCCTGCGTCCGAGATGGTCGGCTCAAGGTCGTAAACGACACCGCGGCGGCCCCTGAGTTCTACCCGCAGATCGATATGAAAACCGGATTTGTCACGCGCTCGATCATCGCGGCGCCGCTCGTGCTCACGGGCAAGACCATCGGCGTCATCGAGGTGCTCAACAAGAAGGATGGGACGCCTTGGGCCGATGAAGACAAGGAGCTCTTGATCATCATCGCCTTCCAGGCCGCGCACGTGATCCAGAACGCCCAGCTGCACATGGAAGTATCCGAGTATAAGGACCTGCTCCGCAACGAGCTTGACGCCCGCTACGCGATCGTCGCCAACGACGAACTGTTCATGGAAGTATTGCAGCTTTCTGAAAAGGTGGCGGCGAGCGCCACAACCGTGCTCCTGCTGGGGGAACACGGCACCGGAAAGGAATTGATCGCCCGGTACATTCACCGTATAAGCCCGCGCAAGGACCAGCCTTTTATCGCGGTCAGCTGTGCGGCCCTGCCCACGACCCTGCTGGAAAGCGAGCTGTTCGGTTACGAAAAAGGGGCATTTACCGGCGCTTCGGCACAGCACCGGGGACGGTTCGAGCTGGCGAACCACGGGACCATTTTCTTAGACGAGATCGGCGACCTGCCGATCGAGACCCAGGTCAAATTGCTCAGGGTCCTGCAGGAACGTGAATTCGAACGGCTGGGCGGCGTCAAAACGGTGAAAGTCGACGTCCGCGTGATCGCGGCGACGAACCAGGACCTTGAAGAAAAAATAAAGCAGAAGCTTTTCCGCGAGGACCTTTTTTACCGGCTCAACGTGTTCCCGGTCCACATCCCGCCCCTGCGCGATCGCAGGAACGATATCCCGGCGCTGGCCATGCATTTTCTTTCCGTCTTCGCGAAACAGATGAACAAACCGGTCAAAAAACTCAGCGATGACGCCCAGGCGGCGCTCGTCAATTATCCGTGGCCCGGTAACGTCAGGGAACTTCAGAACGTGATCGAACGGGCGGTCGTGCTGGCCAACTCCGAAATTATCGGCATCGATTCCCTCATCCTTCCGCTCAGACCCGTCCTGGCGATACCCCAATCCGGCAATAGCCTGAGGCGCGCCGTCGAAGAATTCAAAATGGATTACATCCTGGCGGTGCTAAAACAGTGCGGCGGTAACCAGCGTAAAGCCAGCGAGATCCTCAAGATCCAGCCCACTTACCTGTCAAGATTACTGCATAGAAACAAAAAAAATACCTGA
- a CDS encoding PQQ-binding-like beta-propeller repeat protein, whose product MFRIPVTIISWVFFIYASDWPMLYHDPAHTSFTQDSGPLTKTLAWSYQTGGAIASYYLHISSPAVVGTRLYVGSNSRYVYCFDAVNGGAPIWSRQLSDTVYSSPAVVNGRVYVGTWDGYMYCLNANNGDSLWRYYSGGLIEMGAVVTDDRVFFGSWYQNYLWCLDAVTGSLIWRGQPETNFMFSHSMPAVDDSLVLMGSSRFMASPTKFYAFKEYPASPPNGEIAWRCSLGTGVQHQPLSVGNGRVYGSVDDGYLYCMNEYPPTNQGQVFWSIISSPGGGGDPSCVSIKGDTIYYGHERGFVYARRASDGGLIWERSSLGGHSGVGAVTITPSRLYVGTGVETASKKVICYDRASGDTIWTYLTGGYVTSTPAVVNGMLFITSQDGYLYAFGNWIDIKEESKQNDPVYLLINPNISRTSTKIKYQIDNPGYVSVKIFNTLGNEIRTLVDEYVNAGRHIIHWDLKDNQKRRVGSGIYLCRFHNKSRNIQSKIVVLD is encoded by the coding sequence ATGTTTAGGATACCGGTAACAATAATTTCATGGGTTTTTTTTATATATGCCAGTGATTGGCCGATGCTATACCATGACCCGGCGCACACATCTTTTACCCAGGACTCGGGGCCATTAACCAAAACACTTGCCTGGAGCTACCAGACCGGAGGTGCAATCGCCAGCTACTATCTGCATATTTCTTCACCCGCCGTAGTTGGCACGAGGCTTTATGTGGGCTCCAACAGCCGTTATGTATACTGCTTTGACGCGGTCAACGGGGGCGCGCCGATTTGGTCCAGGCAATTGTCCGACACGGTCTATTCCTCGCCCGCCGTAGTCAATGGTCGTGTCTATGTCGGAACCTGGGATGGCTACATGTACTGTCTCAATGCCAATAACGGTGATTCCCTGTGGCGGTATTACAGTGGTGGTTTGATTGAGATGGGCGCGGTCGTTACTGACGATCGTGTCTTCTTCGGTTCCTGGTATCAGAATTATCTCTGGTGTCTGGATGCAGTGACCGGCAGTCTTATCTGGCGAGGTCAGCCCGAGACCAATTTCATGTTCAGCCACAGCATGCCGGCCGTTGATGACAGTCTTGTCCTAATGGGGTCATCGCGATTCATGGCTTCACCCACAAAATTCTACGCCTTCAAGGAATATCCTGCCAGCCCGCCTAACGGTGAAATCGCCTGGCGTTGTTCCTTGGGAACGGGCGTGCAGCACCAACCTCTTTCGGTGGGTAATGGTCGGGTGTATGGTTCGGTGGATGACGGCTACCTTTACTGCATGAATGAGTATCCGCCAACCAACCAAGGTCAAGTTTTCTGGAGCATCATATCTTCGCCGGGCGGCGGCGGCGATCCGTCATGCGTGTCAATAAAAGGCGACACGATATACTATGGGCATGAACGAGGGTTTGTATATGCGCGGAGGGCAAGCGATGGCGGACTTATCTGGGAGCGGTCTTCGCTGGGCGGCCACAGTGGGGTCGGCGCAGTTACGATTACGCCGTCGCGGCTTTATGTCGGCACGGGCGTCGAAACCGCGAGCAAAAAAGTCATATGCTATGACCGCGCCTCCGGTGACACCATCTGGACATACCTGACGGGCGGCTATGTCACTTCTACCCCGGCGGTTGTCAATGGCATGCTATTTATAACTTCACAGGATGGCTACCTCTACGCATTTGGTAACTGGATAGATATCAAAGAGGAATCAAAACAGAACGACCCGGTTTATCTCTTAATAAATCCTAATATCTCGCGAACGAGCACTAAAATAAAATATCAAATAGACAATCCAGGGTATGTGTCGGTCAAAATATTCAATACACTCGGTAATGAGATAAGGACTCTGGTAGATGAATACGTTAATGCTGGAAGGCACATAATTCATTGGGACCTTAAAGATAATCAGAAAAGACGCGTTGGTTCGGGCATCTACTTATGCAGATTCCACAATAAAAGCAGGAATATTCAATCGAAAATAGTCGTTTTAGACTAA